From one Paenibacillus terrae HPL-003 genomic stretch:
- a CDS encoding sensor histidine kinase translates to MNIESISEWIVVLILSVVILWFWRERAAQKRKIKDIRNALERIVTVNHAEKLLYVTGDAELQRLMTEINRLLDLNLRVSVDYNRSQIAMRKMISNISHDLKTPLTVVLGYAEMLDADPHIVPEERTKLLSKIHQKTSEAIELIESFFSLAKLEANDTDIPLTRLEVGELCRRSILEFYDLLTAQGFAVHIDIPEHPIHALGNEGAIGRVLNNLISNAIRYGADGRTLGLTLTEQPDTVRIEVWDRGQGIQEPEQDKVFERMYTLEDSRNKAIQGSGLGLTIAKRLVETMNGEIHLTSRPYERTVFSFTLKKINY, encoded by the coding sequence ATGAACATCGAGAGCATTTCTGAATGGATAGTCGTCCTCATCTTGTCCGTCGTTATTTTATGGTTCTGGAGAGAGCGTGCGGCCCAAAAGCGCAAAATAAAGGATATCCGAAACGCACTGGAACGGATTGTAACCGTTAATCATGCGGAAAAGCTGCTGTATGTCACGGGTGACGCTGAACTGCAACGGCTCATGACGGAAATTAACCGCTTGCTGGACTTGAATTTGAGAGTGTCTGTGGATTATAACCGAAGCCAAATCGCCATGCGCAAAATGATTTCAAACATTTCCCACGATCTCAAAACCCCGCTTACGGTGGTGCTCGGATATGCCGAGATGCTGGATGCCGATCCGCATATTGTGCCGGAAGAACGTACAAAGCTACTATCTAAGATTCATCAGAAGACAAGCGAAGCCATTGAGCTGATCGAAAGCTTTTTTAGCTTGGCGAAGCTGGAGGCTAATGATACGGACATTCCGTTGACCCGGCTGGAGGTGGGAGAGCTGTGCAGACGTAGCATTTTGGAGTTTTATGATCTGCTAACAGCGCAGGGGTTTGCTGTGCATATTGATATCCCGGAGCACCCCATTCATGCTTTGGGGAACGAAGGAGCGATTGGGCGGGTACTGAACAATCTGATCTCGAATGCGATTCGCTACGGGGCGGATGGTCGGACGCTGGGACTGACTCTAACGGAACAGCCGGACACGGTGCGTATAGAGGTATGGGATCGGGGGCAAGGCATTCAGGAGCCTGAGCAGGACAAGGTTTTTGAACGTATGTACACGCTTGAGGATTCCCGTAATAAGGCGATACAAGGCAGCGGATTGGGGCTTACGATTGCCAAACGTCTGGTTGAGACGATGAACGGAGAGATTCATTTGACCAGCAGACCTTATGAACGGACGGTCTTCTCTTTTACATTGAAAAAAATCAACTATTAA
- a CDS encoding type II toxin-antitoxin system PemK/MazF family toxin: MIVKRGDVFFADLSPVVGSEQGGVRPVLIIQNDIGNRFSPTVIVAAITAQIQKAKLPTHVEIDAATHGFDRDSVVLLEQIRTIDKQRLTDKITHLDEETMRKVSDSLQISLGLIDF; encoded by the coding sequence TTGATCGTAAAGCGCGGCGACGTTTTTTTTGCAGACCTTTCACCCGTAGTCGGTTCCGAGCAAGGTGGCGTCAGACCTGTGCTGATCATCCAAAATGATATCGGCAATCGGTTCAGTCCCACTGTGATCGTGGCAGCCATTACCGCCCAGATTCAAAAGGCGAAGCTGCCCACACACGTGGAAATTGACGCGGCGACGCATGGCTTTGATCGCGATTCTGTCGTTCTTCTGGAGCAAATTCGGACGATTGACAAGCAAAGGCTTACCGACAAAATCACCCATTTGGATGAAGAAACCATGCGCAAAGTGAGCGATTCGCTACAAATCAGTCTTGGTTTGATTGATTTTTAG
- a CDS encoding LolA family protein: MRRISWMLAMVMCVTLLLAGCGKKSADDVVKDLSDVVSDLNSYHGTALMTLHTGDTPQEYKVDISYRKPSYYRIAMTNEKKDVTQIVLRNDEGVFVLTPSLNKSFRFKSDWPNNQGQVYLYETLVRSIIGDASRQLASDDKSYVFDVAANYNSHALVRQKIWLSKNNYAPTQVQVSDANAKVVVDLKFDQFAFDTKFDKDSFDMERNMASGKTGKASEGAPSAGAVDSSGQPDSSGTIDGMTGVTSSTDTEAKPDTAGNTEAQQQTPSTSDAATGASAGTDAAEAVMGEFGLIEPSYTPAGVQIKDTPELEDNGTHAVMLRYSGMYNYTIVEARPKDRAVSLAAGELVDIGGSFAVLAGSEQQTMTWMNDGIEFRITSADLPVSEMIQIAASIQDQSGK, encoded by the coding sequence ATGCGCCGGATTTCATGGATGCTTGCCATGGTCATGTGTGTAACGCTGCTGCTGGCCGGGTGCGGCAAGAAGAGCGCGGACGATGTGGTTAAAGATTTGAGTGACGTGGTGAGTGACCTGAACAGCTACCACGGTACAGCTTTGATGACGCTGCATACCGGCGACACGCCGCAGGAGTACAAGGTGGACATTTCCTACCGCAAGCCTTCCTATTACCGAATTGCCATGACGAATGAGAAAAAGGATGTTACTCAGATCGTGCTGCGAAATGATGAGGGTGTATTCGTATTAACGCCCAGTCTGAATAAGAGCTTCCGCTTTAAAAGCGATTGGCCGAACAACCAGGGCCAGGTTTATTTGTATGAAACGCTGGTTCGCAGTATTATCGGCGATGCTTCACGTCAGCTGGCTTCGGACGATAAATCCTATGTGTTCGATGTAGCGGCAAACTACAACAGCCATGCGCTGGTAAGGCAAAAAATATGGCTTTCCAAAAATAACTATGCGCCAACTCAGGTACAGGTATCTGATGCGAACGCCAAGGTAGTTGTGGATCTGAAATTCGATCAATTTGCGTTTGATACGAAGTTCGACAAGGACTCTTTTGATATGGAGCGCAATATGGCTTCTGGAAAAACGGGCAAGGCAAGTGAAGGAGCACCTTCAGCCGGAGCGGTGGATTCCAGCGGGCAGCCTGATTCTTCCGGTACGATTGATGGTATGACAGGTGTGACGTCCAGCACGGATACTGAGGCCAAGCCGGATACAGCGGGCAACACAGAGGCGCAACAGCAAACTCCGAGTACATCTGATGCAGCAACAGGGGCATCGGCAGGCACAGATGCTGCTGAAGCTGTGATGGGTGAATTCGGCTTGATTGAACCGTCCTATACGCCGGCCGGGGTACAGATTAAGGATACGCCGGAGCTGGAGGATAATGGTACACATGCGGTGATGCTGCGGTATAGTGGAATGTACAACTATACGATTGTGGAGGCGCGTCCGAAAGATCGGGCCGTATCATTGGCCGCAGGTGAACTGGTCGATATTGGAGGAAGCTTTGCCGTTCTGGCGGGAAGCGAACAGCAGACGATGACCTGGATGAATGACGGTATAGAGTTCCGTATTACCAGTGCTGACCTGCCTGTGAGCGAAATGATACAAATTGCCGCTTCTATACAGGATCAATCGGGTAAATAA
- the alr gene encoding alanine racemase — translation MQAQYRSTRAEINLDHLGANYEAFRKALPADKLLLACVKANAYGHGAVEISKELERLGADYLSVAFLDEALELRQAGIRLPILVLGYTLPEAVQTAWEHDITLTVFSEEVLEGIRRLDRKGSERKLKVHIKIDSGMGRLGLLPGEEAVAFVRQTHRLEQVLLEGMYTHFARADEEDKSYTLLQYNRFQGVSEALREQGITIPIIHTGNSATTIDTPALSPNMVRIGISIYGLYPSDEVNWQAIELLPVLSLKTAVVYTKTLPPGWGVSYGTRYVTSDEERIGTLPIGYADGYSRMLSGKIEVLIRGRRVPVLGSICMDQCMVSLQSFAEDAEEIQIGEEVVLIGQQSGETIAADELASKLGTIHYEVICMIAHRVPRVYTRGKIPVVRVNSLLPTRWD, via the coding sequence TTGCAAGCACAATACAGATCGACCCGGGCCGAAATCAACCTGGATCACCTTGGCGCCAACTATGAGGCTTTTCGTAAGGCATTGCCAGCGGATAAGCTGTTGCTGGCTTGTGTCAAGGCTAATGCCTACGGACACGGTGCCGTGGAAATATCAAAGGAATTGGAACGCCTTGGTGCGGATTACTTGAGCGTCGCTTTTCTGGATGAAGCTCTGGAGCTTCGGCAGGCGGGGATTAGACTGCCTATCCTTGTACTCGGCTATACCCTGCCTGAAGCTGTGCAGACGGCTTGGGAGCATGATATTACACTGACTGTGTTCAGTGAAGAAGTGTTGGAGGGTATCCGTAGACTGGACCGCAAAGGAAGCGAACGCAAGCTGAAGGTGCACATCAAAATAGACAGCGGCATGGGACGACTGGGCCTGCTGCCTGGAGAAGAGGCGGTTGCCTTTGTCCGGCAGACTCATCGGTTGGAGCAAGTGCTGCTGGAAGGCATGTACACCCATTTTGCCCGCGCGGATGAAGAAGACAAAAGCTATACACTGCTACAGTATAATCGGTTTCAGGGCGTATCGGAGGCGCTAAGGGAACAAGGCATCACCATTCCCATTATACATACGGGCAACAGCGCGACCACCATTGATACCCCTGCGCTTTCCCCCAATATGGTGCGGATTGGCATCAGTATATACGGCCTGTATCCATCCGATGAGGTTAACTGGCAAGCCATTGAGCTACTGCCTGTATTGTCATTGAAGACGGCAGTGGTTTATACCAAGACGCTCCCTCCCGGCTGGGGGGTTAGCTATGGCACCCGTTACGTGACCTCCGACGAAGAGCGAATTGGCACACTGCCGATTGGCTACGCGGATGGATACTCCCGCATGCTGAGTGGGAAAATCGAAGTGTTGATACGCGGCCGCCGCGTCCCGGTGCTCGGCAGCATTTGCATGGACCAGTGTATGGTATCCTTACAATCTTTCGCAGAGGATGCGGAAGAAATTCAAATCGGCGAAGAGGTTGTTCTCATCGGTCAGCAGTCCGGCGAAACGATTGCGGCGGATGAGCTGGCATCCAAGCTTGGTACCATCCACTATGAGGTGATCTGCATGATCGCACACAGGGTGCCGCGTGTGTATACACGGGGAAAAATCCCTGTCGTTCGAGTGAATTCGCTTCTTCCAACCCGCTGGGATTAA
- the cmpA gene encoding cortex morphogenetic protein CmpA: protein MPQWLSNQLMRAFYKKDRRQIKLLNDCWFFYHKAPGVEFDVNNG, encoded by the coding sequence TTGCCTCAATGGCTCAGCAACCAGCTTATGCGGGCCTTTTACAAAAAGGACCGGCGCCAGATCAAACTGTTGAATGACTGTTGGTTTTTTTATCATAAAGCACCGGGCGTAGAGTTTGATGTCAACAATGGGTAG
- a CDS encoding DUF6933 domain-containing protein, whose translation MFVIRGTQKLLKEWDIEPLQVDIYPPLNSWHANLFLLNRRKNIVFMHDASRLSVTLFGIKKAQYKNLPTLFVQALKELMISEGFDEQIVEAYTQEGEQMLASTTNNRSVVGTLNEIIFVMKELDMEHGSELEKNQWNNRIVFKTIQYQYPVDAFKEVLEKHYKQESV comes from the coding sequence ATGTTTGTCATACGGGGAACACAAAAACTGCTGAAGGAATGGGATATTGAACCACTTCAAGTTGATATTTATCCGCCTTTGAATAGTTGGCATGCCAACTTGTTTTTGCTGAATCGGAGAAAAAATATTGTGTTTATGCATGATGCATCCCGCTTGAGCGTTACACTGTTCGGAATCAAAAAGGCGCAGTATAAAAACCTGCCAACTCTTTTTGTCCAAGCCTTGAAGGAGCTCATGATCAGTGAGGGTTTTGATGAGCAAATTGTAGAGGCGTACACACAGGAAGGCGAGCAGATGCTGGCTTCTACAACCAATAATCGCAGTGTAGTGGGGACGCTGAATGAGATAATTTTTGTCATGAAAGAACTGGATATGGAGCATGGAAGTGAGCTGGAAAAAAACCAGTGGAATAACCGGATTGTGTTCAAAACGATTCAATACCAGTATCCGGTTGATGCTTTTAAAGAAGTTTTAGAAAAGCATTATAAACAAGAAAGTGTGTAA
- a CDS encoding ABC transporter ATP-binding protein gives MTYILRTHQLTKALKGNEIVSGVSMNVRQGETYGFLGPNGAGKTTIMKMITNLLKPTSGEIELFGEKLTPKSYHLLGRMGSIIEYPIFYDRLTAQQNLELHCEYMGYYNKQAVRDALELVNLRNAGDKPVKDFSLGMKQRLGIARAIATKPELLILDEPINGLDPMGIKEIRQLFHMLCKEYGMTILVSSHILVEIEQIADTVGVINHGRLIEEVSMEQVRETNTEYIEFTTNDCKKAAYVLSHHLNLTNIRVLNDQNIRIYDTSVPQKQITKTLILNEVEVDSIHQKNSTLEDYFMRLLNGGELHA, from the coding sequence ATGACTTATATATTACGGACGCATCAACTGACCAAAGCCCTGAAGGGCAACGAAATTGTATCAGGGGTCAGCATGAATGTGCGCCAGGGGGAAACTTATGGCTTTCTCGGTCCCAATGGGGCGGGGAAGACGACGATCATGAAAATGATTACGAACCTGCTCAAGCCCACCTCGGGTGAAATTGAATTGTTCGGTGAAAAATTAACGCCAAAGTCGTACCACCTGCTCGGACGGATGGGCTCGATTATTGAATACCCGATTTTTTATGACAGACTGACGGCCCAGCAAAATCTCGAGCTTCATTGCGAATACATGGGCTATTATAACAAACAGGCTGTTCGAGATGCACTGGAACTAGTGAACTTGCGAAACGCGGGTGACAAGCCGGTAAAGGATTTTTCACTGGGGATGAAGCAGCGTCTCGGGATAGCCCGAGCGATTGCGACCAAGCCGGAGCTGCTGATTTTGGACGAACCGATTAATGGACTGGACCCGATGGGGATCAAGGAAATCCGCCAGTTGTTCCACATGCTGTGCAAGGAATATGGCATGACTATCCTCGTGTCCAGCCACATTTTAGTGGAAATCGAGCAAATTGCCGATACGGTGGGTGTGATTAATCACGGTCGACTGATTGAGGAAGTGTCGATGGAACAGGTGCGGGAAACCAATACGGAATACATCGAATTTACGACCAATGACTGCAAAAAAGCAGCCTACGTCCTCTCCCATCACCTCAATCTAACGAATATCCGAGTGCTGAACGATCAGAATATACGTATTTACGATACAAGTGTACCGCAAAAGCAAATTACGAAAACGCTCATTTTAAATGAGGTAGAGGTGGATTCCATCCACCAAAAAAACAGTACGCTGGAAGACTACTTCATGCGGCTGTTAAATGGAGGTGAACTCCATGCTTAA
- a CDS encoding Tex family protein translates to MSNEETKTEIRQEPNEAERQERIVKQVARELSLALKQIRTTISLLDEGNTIPFIARYRKEMTGELDENQLREIEDRVLYLRNLEDRKVEVIRIIDEQGKLTEDLQAAITAAVKLQEVEDLYRPYRQKRKTRASVAKERGLEPLSIWIWSQPKQGDALKEAESYVNAELGVDSAEAAIQGALDILAENIADDAAIRQWVRRYTLDHGMLTSEAKDAEQESVYENYYSYRELAKKMPPHRILAINRGEREGILKVGLEVAPDSIHNYVAGQVIKGTSAVEELLRNVIEDAYKRLIAPSIEREVRAEMTEKGEQQAISIFAGNLRSLLLQAPIKGRRVLGVDPAYRTGCKLAVVDDTGKLLEVAVTYPTPPNNKKREAAEKFKQLIAQYSIELIVIGNGTASRETEQFVAEVIADIGDSSLAYLIVNEAGASVYSASKLAQEEFPDLDVAERSAASIARRVQDPLAELVKIEPKAIGVGQYQHDVSQKHLDESLKDVVESAVNHVGVDVNTASSALLSYVAGINATIAKNIVKYREENGKFNNRRQLQKVPRLGAKTYEQSVGFIRIPGGENPLDRTPIHPESYAVVDRLLAELGISAHDLGTKAATEALNVSNIDELAAKLEVGVPTLKDILDSLQRPGRDPRDELPLPVFRKDVLKIEDLAPGMELQGTVRNVIDFGAFVDIGIKSDGLVHISQLRSGFVKHPMDVVSVGDNVTVWVLNVDLKKGRVGLTMKAPAEAQSQA, encoded by the coding sequence TTGTCTAACGAGGAAACGAAGACGGAAATCCGGCAGGAGCCGAACGAAGCAGAACGCCAGGAGCGGATTGTCAAACAAGTGGCGAGAGAGCTGTCGCTGGCACTCAAGCAAATCCGGACGACGATCAGTTTGCTGGATGAAGGGAATACGATTCCTTTTATCGCGCGATACCGTAAGGAAATGACTGGGGAACTGGATGAAAATCAGCTACGTGAAATTGAAGATCGTGTGCTGTATTTACGTAATTTGGAGGACCGCAAGGTAGAAGTCATTCGCATTATTGATGAGCAGGGCAAGCTGACAGAAGACCTTCAGGCTGCCATTACTGCTGCGGTTAAGCTTCAGGAAGTGGAGGACCTGTACCGTCCATATCGGCAAAAGCGCAAAACCCGCGCGAGTGTGGCGAAGGAACGGGGGCTGGAGCCGCTGTCCATCTGGATCTGGAGTCAGCCGAAGCAGGGAGATGCTCTGAAAGAAGCCGAGTCCTATGTGAATGCGGAATTGGGAGTGGACAGCGCTGAGGCGGCAATACAAGGAGCCTTGGATATTTTAGCGGAAAATATAGCGGATGATGCGGCTATTCGCCAATGGGTACGTCGATATACGCTAGACCATGGCATGTTGACCTCCGAAGCGAAGGATGCAGAGCAAGAGTCTGTCTACGAGAATTACTACAGCTATCGTGAGCTGGCTAAGAAAATGCCGCCTCATCGTATTTTGGCGATTAATCGCGGAGAGCGTGAAGGCATTCTCAAGGTCGGACTGGAGGTAGCGCCTGATTCGATTCACAATTACGTCGCAGGTCAAGTGATTAAAGGCACATCCGCCGTGGAAGAGCTGCTGCGCAACGTCATTGAGGATGCATATAAAAGGCTCATCGCACCATCTATTGAGCGTGAGGTGCGCGCTGAAATGACAGAGAAGGGTGAGCAGCAGGCCATCTCTATCTTTGCGGGCAATTTGCGCAGCCTGTTGTTACAGGCTCCGATCAAGGGCCGCCGTGTACTCGGTGTCGATCCGGCGTATCGGACAGGCTGCAAGCTGGCGGTCGTAGATGATACGGGCAAGCTGCTGGAAGTGGCTGTGACGTACCCGACACCGCCGAACAACAAGAAGCGTGAGGCTGCCGAGAAGTTCAAGCAGCTCATTGCCCAATACAGCATTGAGCTGATCGTCATCGGTAACGGAACAGCTTCGCGTGAAACAGAGCAATTTGTAGCTGAAGTCATTGCAGACATTGGTGACAGCAGCTTGGCGTACCTGATCGTCAATGAGGCAGGCGCAAGTGTTTATTCCGCCTCCAAGCTGGCGCAGGAGGAGTTCCCGGATCTGGACGTGGCTGAGCGCAGCGCGGCATCCATTGCACGTCGTGTGCAGGACCCGCTGGCTGAGTTGGTCAAGATTGAGCCGAAGGCCATTGGTGTAGGCCAGTACCAGCATGATGTGTCACAGAAACATTTGGATGAAAGCTTGAAGGATGTCGTAGAATCGGCAGTTAACCATGTTGGTGTGGATGTGAATACCGCTTCCTCGGCATTGCTGTCCTATGTAGCGGGGATTAACGCGACAATTGCCAAAAATATCGTGAAATACCGTGAGGAAAACGGTAAATTCAACAACCGTCGTCAGTTGCAAAAGGTACCGCGTCTTGGCGCGAAAACCTACGAGCAATCTGTTGGCTTTATCCGTATACCGGGTGGAGAAAATCCGCTGGATCGCACACCGATTCACCCTGAATCGTACGCCGTCGTAGACCGCCTGTTGGCTGAACTGGGCATCAGCGCCCACGATCTAGGCACCAAGGCTGCGACGGAAGCGCTGAACGTGTCCAACATTGACGAGCTGGCCGCGAAGCTGGAAGTTGGCGTGCCGACATTGAAGGATATTCTGGACAGTCTCCAGCGTCCGGGCCGCGACCCGCGTGACGAGCTGCCGTTGCCCGTATTCCGCAAGGATGTGCTCAAGATTGAGGATCTGGCACCGGGCATGGAGCTTCAGGGAACGGTCCGCAATGTTATTGATTTTGGCGCATTTGTCGATATCGGCATCAAGAGTGATGGATTGGTTCATATTTCACAGCTACGCAGCGGCTTCGTCAAGCATCCGATGGATGTCGTATCCGTTGGTGATAACGTAACCGTGTGGGTGCTGAATGTAGACCTGAAAAAAGGCAGAGTCGGTCTGACGATGAAAGCTCCAGCAGAGGCGCAATCGCAGGCATAA
- a CDS encoding formate--tetrahydrofolate ligase — protein MKRIIEVAKEAGIEEEHLETYGKYKAKLNPSLWEQVKDRPNGKLVLVTAMNPTPAGEGKTLTTIGLSQALNALGHKTIAALREPSLGPCFGMKGGATGGGKAQIVPAEDINLHFTGDIHAISAAHNLLAAMIDNHLFHGNTLRLKPERIMWKRAVDMNDRSLRSIVTGLGTGNGAVRESGFLITSASEVMAVLCLSENIDDLKVRLGRMVIGYNEAGETVTAEDLQAVEGMAVLLREALKPNLVQTLEGTPVIVHGGPFANIAHGCSSLIGTKLALKLGEVVVTEAGFGAELGAEKFFDIKCRQSGLQPDAAVLVVTAKALKYNGGVAKNELDEENLAQLQLGLANMNRHVRNLQKFGVPVLVAVNHFVTDSEAELELIFAECRKLGVPAELSQVWAQGSQGGEKLAQSLLNLIQEDKAHFAPLYDSALDLQAKIRFIAQELYGATEVAYTPAAKRALSGMEQLGFGQLPVCMAKTPYSFSDQPSLLGAPEGFTIHVSRVSLSAGAGFVVVETGNTMTMPGLPKTPAAEHMSLEPDGSIQGLM, from the coding sequence ATGAAACGGATTATTGAGGTAGCGAAAGAAGCAGGAATCGAAGAAGAGCATCTGGAGACGTATGGAAAATATAAAGCGAAGCTGAATCCGTCCCTGTGGGAGCAGGTGAAGGATCGTCCGAACGGAAAGCTGGTGCTGGTCACAGCAATGAATCCGACTCCTGCGGGAGAAGGAAAAACGCTAACGACCATTGGGCTGTCGCAGGCGCTGAATGCGCTGGGGCACAAGACCATAGCTGCGCTGCGGGAGCCCTCACTTGGGCCGTGCTTTGGCATGAAAGGAGGAGCAACTGGGGGAGGAAAAGCCCAGATTGTTCCGGCCGAGGATATTAATCTGCATTTTACGGGCGATATTCACGCGATTTCGGCGGCGCATAATTTGCTGGCAGCGATGATTGACAATCATTTGTTTCATGGCAATACTTTGCGCTTGAAGCCGGAACGAATCATGTGGAAACGGGCTGTAGATATGAATGACCGGAGTTTGCGAAGTATAGTAACCGGATTGGGAACAGGTAATGGAGCAGTGAGAGAGAGTGGATTTCTGATTACCTCGGCCTCGGAAGTGATGGCGGTATTGTGCCTGAGCGAGAATATCGACGACCTCAAAGTGCGCTTGGGCCGAATGGTCATTGGATATAATGAAGCGGGCGAGACGGTGACGGCCGAGGATTTGCAAGCAGTAGAAGGCATGGCTGTGCTGCTTCGGGAAGCGTTAAAGCCGAATCTGGTGCAAACACTAGAGGGAACACCCGTCATTGTGCATGGTGGGCCTTTTGCCAATATTGCGCACGGATGCAGCAGTCTGATCGGTACGAAGTTGGCATTGAAGCTAGGGGAGGTTGTCGTGACGGAGGCTGGATTCGGGGCTGAGCTGGGGGCAGAAAAGTTTTTTGATATCAAATGCCGTCAGTCCGGTTTGCAGCCGGATGCGGCTGTGTTGGTCGTAACCGCCAAAGCGCTGAAATATAACGGCGGTGTAGCTAAAAATGAGCTGGACGAGGAAAATCTGGCGCAATTACAGCTTGGATTAGCCAATATGAATCGGCATGTACGGAATTTGCAAAAATTCGGCGTGCCTGTACTGGTAGCGGTCAACCATTTTGTAACAGATAGCGAAGCCGAATTGGAACTGATTTTCGCGGAATGCCGCAAGCTGGGTGTACCCGCAGAGCTATCTCAGGTGTGGGCACAGGGAAGCCAAGGGGGAGAAAAGTTGGCCCAAAGCCTGCTAAATCTAATCCAGGAGGACAAAGCCCATTTTGCACCGTTGTATGATAGTGCGCTTGATCTGCAAGCGAAAATTAGGTTCATTGCGCAGGAGCTTTATGGCGCGACAGAGGTAGCATATACTCCTGCGGCTAAACGGGCGTTGTCCGGTATGGAGCAGCTTGGCTTTGGACAACTGCCTGTATGTATGGCCAAAACGCCGTATTCTTTTTCAGATCAGCCGTCTCTGCTAGGCGCACCGGAGGGCTTTACGATCCACGTGTCCAGAGTTTCATTATCTGCGGGAGCAGGCTTTGTGGTAGTGGAAACGGGCAACACAATGACCATGCCTGGTTTGCCTAAAACCCCGGCAGCCGAGCATATGTCGTTGGAGCCAGATGGGAGCATTCAGGGCTTGATGTAG
- a CDS encoding response regulator transcription factor, whose product MSQHILLIEDDTAIAEMLHKALTKEGYTLTTALDGEEGLLAFERHTYDLVLVDLMMPKVDGMEVIRRIRTHSAVPILIMSAKDSDVDKALGLGFGADDYVAKPFSMLEMTARIQSAIRRATTYAQQQQQKEQSQDQVLTYGNLHIDFDHFMVTRNEIQIQLTAKESDILKLFVTNPNRVFTKAQLYGFIWKEDYMGDENVINVHIRRLREKIEEDPSHPVHIKTLWGIGYKWENG is encoded by the coding sequence ATGTCACAACATATTTTACTCATTGAAGACGATACAGCCATCGCCGAAATGCTGCACAAAGCGCTAACCAAGGAAGGTTACACATTAACCACCGCCCTTGACGGGGAAGAAGGGCTGCTTGCCTTTGAACGTCACACCTACGATCTGGTACTGGTGGATCTGATGATGCCGAAGGTCGATGGTATGGAGGTGATCCGTCGAATCCGTACCCACAGCGCTGTCCCGATTCTGATTATGTCAGCCAAGGACAGCGACGTGGATAAAGCGCTTGGACTGGGCTTCGGAGCAGACGATTATGTCGCCAAGCCCTTTTCTATGCTGGAAATGACAGCACGCATTCAGTCTGCGATCCGTAGAGCGACTACATACGCGCAGCAGCAACAACAAAAGGAACAGTCCCAAGACCAAGTGCTAACCTACGGAAATCTGCACATTGATTTTGATCATTTTATGGTCACCCGCAATGAAATCCAAATTCAGTTAACAGCCAAGGAATCTGATATTCTCAAGCTATTTGTAACCAATCCGAACCGTGTATTTACCAAAGCGCAACTATACGGGTTTATCTGGAAAGAGGATTATATGGGTGACGAAAATGTGATTAACGTCCATATTCGCCGCTTACGCGAGAAAATCGAGGAAGACCCCTCCCACCCGGTTCACATTAAGACGTTATGGGGCATCGGCTACAAATGGGAGAACGGGTGA
- a CDS encoding CopG family ribbon-helix-helix protein, giving the protein MANLQNTKRIMISLPDHLLQEVDGIVAMENSNRSEFIRQAMKLYVGERKKRYIREAMQRGYMEMAKINLTMASEAFHAEEDANSTLGRTVSGV; this is encoded by the coding sequence TTGGCCAATTTGCAGAACACCAAAAGAATAATGATCAGTTTGCCGGATCATCTCTTGCAGGAAGTGGACGGGATCGTAGCCATGGAAAATTCCAACCGCAGTGAATTTATCAGGCAGGCCATGAAGCTGTATGTGGGCGAACGTAAGAAACGTTACATTCGTGAAGCCATGCAGCGTGGTTATATGGAGATGGCTAAAATTAACTTGACCATGGCCTCCGAAGCCTTTCATGCGGAGGAAGATGCAAACAGCACCTTGGGCCGTACAGTTAGCGGGGTGTAA
- a CDS encoding ABC transporter substrate-binding protein, with the protein MINKKSKQVQNVADLGFPIDLEKALTLQPDLIITGNTDEKQYAALSKIAPTIVFDTFAPLNERLLHLGEIVNKKKAAEDWLAQYKIKEIEPSQLPDYAGNRIFMLIPTASDSKRTLERMLNSSLWRSLPAVRQGQVYFVEADRWNWNDAMTRQKLLTALPKLLGVSS; encoded by the coding sequence ATGATCAATAAAAAATCAAAGCAGGTTCAGAATGTAGCCGATCTGGGATTTCCGATTGATTTGGAAAAAGCATTGACGCTACAGCCTGACCTGATCATTACAGGCAATACAGACGAAAAGCAGTATGCAGCTCTGAGCAAAATCGCGCCTACGATTGTATTCGACACCTTCGCTCCGCTGAACGAGCGATTGCTGCACCTCGGAGAAATCGTAAACAAGAAAAAAGCTGCCGAGGATTGGCTTGCACAGTACAAAATCAAGGAAATCGAGCCAAGCCAGCTCCCCGACTACGCCGGGAACCGTATTTTTATGCTCATACCCACAGCCTCGGACTCCAAACGTACGCTGGAACGCATGCTGAACAGTTCACTCTGGCGCAGCCTGCCCGCTGTGCGTCAAGGCCAGGTGTATTTCGTAGAAGCTGACCGCTGGAACTGGAACGATGCCATGACCCGGCAAAAGCTGCTCACCGCACTGCCCAAGCTGCTCGGCGTTTCTTCGTAA